In Myxococcus stipitatus, the following are encoded in one genomic region:
- a CDS encoding RluA family pseudouridine synthase, producing the protein MKRRTFRVEGAGVGRAVVDAVAQELGLPVEQARGLVDVGAVYVAGRRCRDAKTRLVSGQVVAVVLEEGGHSSLAEAPPAPTFRVLHEDAEVLAVDKPAGLPAQPTEARVGGSLVDQVSAYLGREAGLVHRLDRETSGVTVFGKVARATSALAAEFREGRARKRYVAATGPGVPASGTVDLPLSKDPSRPGRWRATRAANGVPALTHFRTVYSGAEFCVVELLPQTGRTHQLRAHLTALGAPILGDSRYGGAAKAGGVDVARCLLHAQALELAHPSTGKPLHVEAPVPEDLLRFFTLAGVEVPRGPVPEK; encoded by the coding sequence GTGAAGCGTCGGACATTCCGGGTGGAAGGCGCGGGGGTGGGGCGGGCCGTGGTGGACGCGGTGGCCCAGGAGCTCGGCTTGCCCGTGGAGCAGGCGCGCGGGTTGGTGGACGTGGGCGCGGTGTATGTGGCCGGGCGCCGGTGCCGGGACGCGAAGACGCGGCTGGTGTCGGGGCAGGTGGTGGCGGTGGTGTTGGAAGAGGGGGGCCACAGTTCGCTGGCGGAGGCTCCGCCGGCTCCGACGTTCCGGGTGTTGCACGAGGACGCGGAGGTGCTCGCGGTGGACAAGCCCGCGGGGCTCCCCGCGCAGCCCACGGAGGCGCGCGTCGGCGGGAGCCTGGTGGACCAGGTGAGTGCGTACCTGGGACGAGAGGCGGGGCTGGTGCACCGGTTGGACCGGGAGACGTCGGGGGTGACGGTGTTCGGGAAGGTGGCGCGGGCGACGTCCGCGTTGGCGGCGGAGTTCCGGGAGGGGCGTGCGCGCAAGCGCTACGTGGCGGCGACGGGACCTGGGGTGCCTGCCTCGGGGACGGTGGACCTGCCGTTGTCGAAGGACCCTTCGCGTCCGGGCCGGTGGCGTGCGACGCGTGCCGCCAATGGAGTGCCCGCGCTGACGCACTTCCGCACGGTGTATTCGGGGGCGGAGTTCTGCGTGGTGGAGCTGTTGCCTCAGACGGGACGCACGCACCAATTGCGGGCACACCTGACGGCGCTGGGGGCGCCGATTCTGGGGGACTCGCGTTATGGCGGCGCGGCGAAGGCGGGTGGGGTGGACGTGGCGCGGTGCTTGTTGCATGCGCAGGCGTTGGAGCTGGCGCATCCGAGCACGGGGAAGCCGCTGCATGTGGAGGCTCCGGTGCCCGAGGACTTGCTGCGCTTCTTCACGCTCGCGGGAGTGGAGGTTCCTCGGGGGCCCGTGCCCGAGAAGTAG
- a CDS encoding peptidase M3, with the protein MDRPLHSVRTRLDDFLAELATLQYRHGAGLSRELPLASLHASFPELSAPDTFAAANEALAKARAKEDTLAVRRIQLLRELVATHVEEALAARPAQAVADAESRAVLTVDDQSFSFSEALGRLPREPLRARRAKLERALGNFLWEQRGPHGDRREAALHTAEKLGANDYPSLREDVTDIAYAKLAEAAAQTLKLTEDAYRDVLAYVLKKVDPLLRPLPGGDARRHDVQAALQAPWLDEHFRREDAWPAVVRWLGEWGFTPNASGRIRLDEEDRPGKSPRPFAVTVRVPGDIRLVLQPRGGLDALGSLLHEMGHAQHRAHVSETLPMELRRLGDAGITEAHASVFERLLLSSEWLKRYLGLGSVLARDTVRLAAFQSLAVLRRHCAKLSYELSLYTKGPSPERADEYADGQRRALFAEPHPGFFLHDVDPQLYVAHYLRAWALETRLTARLTERFNEDFWRNPHAAAWLKGLYARGGTDDAEGLATEVSGTPLALPEAGVRLVAILNR; encoded by the coding sequence ATGGACCGCCCCCTGCACTCCGTGCGCACGCGGCTGGACGACTTCCTCGCGGAGCTGGCCACGCTGCAGTACCGGCACGGCGCCGGACTCTCCCGAGAGCTTCCCCTCGCGAGCCTCCACGCCTCGTTCCCCGAGCTCTCCGCCCCGGACACCTTCGCCGCCGCCAATGAGGCGCTCGCCAAGGCCCGCGCCAAGGAGGACACCCTCGCCGTCCGTCGCATCCAGCTCCTGCGCGAGCTGGTCGCCACCCACGTGGAAGAGGCCCTCGCCGCGCGCCCCGCCCAGGCCGTCGCCGACGCCGAATCCCGCGCGGTGCTCACCGTCGACGACCAGTCCTTCTCCTTCTCCGAGGCACTCGGACGGCTGCCCCGTGAGCCCCTTCGCGCCCGCCGCGCCAAGTTGGAACGCGCCCTGGGCAACTTCCTCTGGGAACAGCGCGGCCCCCACGGAGACCGCCGCGAGGCCGCCCTCCACACCGCCGAGAAGCTGGGCGCGAATGACTACCCATCCCTGCGCGAGGACGTCACCGACATCGCCTACGCCAAGCTGGCCGAGGCCGCCGCCCAGACGCTCAAGCTCACCGAGGACGCCTACCGCGACGTGCTCGCCTACGTGCTCAAGAAGGTGGACCCGCTGCTGCGGCCCCTGCCCGGAGGCGACGCGCGCCGGCATGACGTCCAGGCCGCGCTCCAGGCTCCCTGGCTGGATGAGCACTTCCGCCGCGAGGATGCCTGGCCCGCGGTGGTGCGCTGGCTCGGCGAGTGGGGCTTCACGCCCAACGCCTCCGGACGCATCCGCCTCGATGAAGAGGACCGCCCCGGAAAGTCACCCCGCCCCTTCGCAGTCACCGTGCGTGTCCCCGGAGACATCCGGCTGGTGCTCCAGCCTCGCGGGGGACTCGACGCCCTGGGCAGCCTGCTCCATGAGATGGGCCACGCCCAGCACCGCGCCCACGTCTCGGAGACGCTGCCCATGGAGCTGCGCCGCCTGGGCGACGCCGGCATCACCGAGGCCCACGCCTCCGTCTTCGAGCGCCTCCTGCTGTCCTCCGAGTGGCTCAAGCGCTACCTGGGGCTCGGCTCGGTGCTCGCGCGCGACACGGTGCGGCTCGCAGCCTTCCAATCCCTGGCGGTGCTGCGCCGTCACTGCGCAAAGCTTTCCTACGAGCTGTCGCTCTACACGAAGGGCCCGTCCCCGGAGCGCGCCGACGAATACGCCGACGGTCAGCGCCGCGCGCTCTTCGCGGAGCCCCATCCCGGCTTCTTCCTGCACGACGTGGATCCGCAGCTCTACGTGGCGCACTACCTGAGAGCGTGGGCCCTGGAGACCCGGCTCACCGCGCGCCTCACCGAGCGCTTCAACGAGGACTTCTGGAGAAACCCACACGCCGCCGCCTGGCTCAAGGGGCTGTATGCGCGCGGGGGAACGGATGATGCGGAAGGACTGGCCACCGAGGTCTCGGGCACGCCACTGGCCTTGCCCGAGGCGGGAGTGCGCCTCGTGGCCATCCTCAACCGGTAG
- a CDS encoding DUF2058 family protein: MQNLRDKLLKAGLVTEEQSKKASDTAAHQAEGRRAPSQEGGRSGGGRPPPRRDDNRTSGGPSPRGEDRGPREGGARPSGGRPGGGAPRHGGGSFRPGGGASGVGGGAPHHGRPAPSERPIPKLPPMPGSKAYQRAESKRQVELDKALRELVMGAQVPQEPGETAFYFMTRKGKLRRMELTPEQAKRLEDGELAVVERPDPAQIEHALVPASAAEQMFALSKKAVRFLNRKDSPIGFMNDEELKAQQAAEAAGTAQELPDEPESDGGDEAPTEAASGEEPKPEGGENQG; this comes from the coding sequence ATGCAGAACCTGCGCGACAAGTTGTTGAAGGCGGGCCTCGTCACCGAGGAACAATCCAAGAAGGCCTCCGATACGGCCGCCCATCAGGCGGAAGGCCGGCGGGCCCCATCCCAGGAGGGCGGCCGCTCCGGCGGTGGCCGTCCCCCGCCTCGGCGTGATGACAACCGGACATCCGGTGGCCCCTCGCCCCGAGGCGAGGACCGAGGCCCCCGCGAGGGCGGTGCTCGCCCCAGCGGTGGCCGCCCCGGTGGTGGTGCGCCTCGCCATGGCGGTGGCTCCTTCCGGCCCGGCGGGGGTGCGAGTGGCGTCGGTGGCGGCGCGCCCCACCATGGACGTCCGGCGCCCTCCGAGCGGCCCATTCCCAAGCTGCCCCCGATGCCGGGCTCAAAGGCCTACCAGCGCGCGGAGTCCAAGCGGCAGGTGGAGCTGGACAAGGCGCTGCGCGAGCTGGTGATGGGCGCGCAGGTGCCCCAGGAGCCGGGTGAGACGGCGTTCTACTTCATGACTCGCAAGGGCAAGCTGCGCCGGATGGAGCTGACGCCGGAGCAGGCCAAGCGGCTGGAGGACGGCGAGCTCGCGGTGGTGGAGCGTCCGGACCCCGCTCAAATCGAGCACGCGCTGGTGCCCGCCTCGGCGGCGGAGCAGATGTTCGCGCTCTCGAAGAAGGCGGTGCGCTTCCTCAACCGGAAGGACAGCCCCATCGGCTTCATGAACGACGAGGAGCTCAAGGCGCAGCAGGCGGCGGAGGCCGCGGGCACCGCGCAGGAGCTGCCCGACGAGCCCGAGTCCGACGGCGGCGACGAGGCCCCCACCGAGGCGGCCTCCGGCGAGGAGCCGAAGCCCGAGGGCGGCGAGAACCAGGGCTGA
- a CDS encoding acyl-CoA dehydrogenase family protein, with translation MARADITDLFLLDDLLSPEEKAVRDTVAAFVDREVLPIIGGHFRDGTFPLHLIPQLAEMGVLGANLPGYGCAGLNTVSYGLILQELERGDSGLRSFASVQGSLCMFPIHAYGSDEQKERFLPAMARGQVIGCFGLTEPDFGSNPGGMRTRARKDGDDYILNGTKTWITNGAIADVAVVWAKTEDGGPESVRGFLVEKGMPGFSARDIPGKFSLRASITSELSLQDVRVPARNVLPGVKGLRGPLSCLNNARLGIAFAVTGAAIACFEGAREYALSRASFQGKPVAGYQLTQEKLADMLQDIVKAQLVGLRVARLKDEGKVTPVMVSLAKRNNVKSALDIARVARSIYGANGITDAYPPVRHMLNLESVFTYEGTHEVHTLVLGKAITGLDAFD, from the coding sequence ATGGCACGCGCGGATATCACGGACCTGTTCCTGCTCGACGACCTGCTGTCCCCCGAGGAGAAGGCCGTGCGCGACACGGTGGCGGCCTTCGTGGACCGGGAGGTGCTGCCCATCATCGGCGGGCACTTCCGCGACGGGACGTTCCCCCTCCACCTCATCCCCCAACTCGCGGAGATGGGCGTGCTGGGCGCGAACCTCCCGGGGTACGGCTGCGCGGGCCTGAACACCGTGAGCTATGGCCTCATCCTCCAGGAGCTGGAGCGCGGGGACTCGGGGCTGCGCTCCTTCGCCTCGGTGCAGGGCTCGCTCTGCATGTTCCCCATCCACGCGTACGGCAGCGATGAGCAGAAGGAGCGTTTCCTGCCCGCGATGGCCCGAGGCCAGGTCATCGGCTGTTTTGGCCTCACGGAGCCCGACTTCGGCTCCAACCCCGGCGGCATGCGCACCCGCGCGCGCAAGGATGGAGACGACTACATCCTCAACGGCACCAAGACCTGGATTACCAACGGCGCCATCGCGGACGTCGCCGTGGTGTGGGCGAAGACGGAGGACGGCGGCCCCGAGTCCGTCCGAGGCTTCCTGGTGGAGAAGGGCATGCCCGGCTTCTCCGCGCGGGACATCCCCGGCAAGTTCTCCCTGCGCGCGTCCATCACCAGCGAGCTGTCCCTCCAGGACGTGCGTGTGCCCGCGCGCAACGTGCTGCCCGGGGTGAAGGGCCTCCGAGGCCCGCTGTCCTGTCTCAACAACGCGCGGCTGGGCATCGCCTTCGCCGTCACGGGCGCCGCCATCGCGTGCTTCGAGGGCGCGCGCGAATACGCGCTGTCCCGCGCCTCCTTCCAGGGCAAGCCCGTCGCCGGCTACCAGCTCACGCAGGAGAAGCTGGCGGACATGCTCCAGGACATCGTGAAGGCGCAGCTGGTGGGCCTGCGCGTCGCGCGGCTCAAGGACGAGGGCAAGGTGACGCCCGTCATGGTGAGCCTGGCCAAGCGCAACAACGTGAAGAGCGCGCTGGATATCGCGCGCGTGGCGCGAAGCATCTACGGCGCCAACGGCATCACCGACGCGTACCCGCCCGTGCGCCACATGCTGAATCTTGAATCCGTCTTCACCTACGAGGGCACCCACGAGGTGCACACGCTGGTGTTGGGCAAGGCCATCACCGGGCTGGACGCCTTCGACTGA
- a CDS encoding SDR family oxidoreductase produces MTTTQKTVVVTGASRGIGRAVALAFAREGYRVWALARAADALEGLAKEGGENIRPLVVDVADEAALVAATKSILAQGAPRVLVNNAGITVSAPLTKTRTEDLARVMAINVTAPFILCRELMPAMAQAGGGRVINIGSMAAVKGMKYTSAYCASKHALLGLTRALAVEYAKKNVTVNAVNPGWVETDMFTNATAAISQTTGRSGEQAREALASMNAMGRIIQPEEVAALCLFLASDAAGGITGAAHAIDGGELG; encoded by the coding sequence ATGACGACGACCCAGAAGACCGTGGTGGTAACGGGCGCGAGCCGGGGCATCGGCCGCGCGGTGGCGTTGGCCTTCGCCCGCGAGGGCTATCGCGTCTGGGCCCTGGCCCGCGCGGCGGACGCGCTCGAGGGGCTCGCGAAGGAAGGCGGGGAGAACATCCGCCCGCTCGTCGTGGACGTCGCGGATGAGGCGGCGCTGGTGGCGGCGACGAAGTCGATTCTCGCGCAAGGGGCGCCTCGGGTGCTGGTGAACAACGCGGGCATCACCGTGTCCGCGCCGCTGACCAAGACGCGCACCGAGGACCTGGCGCGGGTGATGGCCATCAACGTGACGGCGCCCTTCATCCTCTGCCGCGAGCTGATGCCCGCCATGGCGCAGGCCGGAGGCGGCCGGGTCATCAACATCGGCTCCATGGCCGCGGTCAAAGGCATGAAGTACACGTCCGCGTACTGCGCTTCCAAGCACGCGCTGCTGGGGCTCACGCGTGCGCTCGCGGTGGAGTACGCCAAGAAGAACGTGACGGTGAACGCCGTGAATCCGGGCTGGGTGGAGACGGACATGTTCACGAATGCCACGGCGGCCATCTCGCAGACGACGGGCCGCTCGGGTGAGCAGGCCCGCGAGGCGCTCGCTTCGATGAACGCGATGGGCCGCATCATCCAGCCGGAAGAGGTGGCCGCGCTGTGCCTCTTCCTCGCGTCCGACGCGGCCGGTGGAATCACCGGCGCCGCGCACGCCATCGACGGCGGCGAGCTGGGCTGA
- a CDS encoding methyl-accepting chemotaxis protein → MTHSLAARLTATITLVILVLTALCVTLTGVVLRSRMNTALVHSLAQDEAAWSRLVAQEARTLRVLLRSAAANDRLRSLLSGAAVDARALQAFADEQKALVSVELLLIANPEGGLLAGSAPGPLPALGALVKSGVPGVLFVGDWPYWVVSRPVEVEGRGVGYLVLGSRFDEAPLRDLKGQRGVELLLHAGGRLVAGTMEPVDARALLVSARARAEEGRGEVANTRFRVTHQAVGQGLELVLARDEQEEASRFDTMVLLIVGVGLFTALAAGGAIFLLVRRLTNPLRALTAAAERVVAEGDFRGTLEVGSEDEIGRLAASFAEMMARLRSLLMALKGSAEQLESAATQLTESASVQNEAVSQQAIALHEVQLAAQQLQESSRSAARRVESIQREAEKASSFGQAGEEAVRGSVGGLTHIRSHVEQIGRTVTELHQRTRQVGDITRTVKDLADQSNVLALNASIEAARSGDQGRSFSVVARQMRSLADQSAGATTRVQGILGDIGRAITDAVRISEGGAREVEGGLEQVRAAGESLRSLADIIQSNGQTVRSISEAVRQQDAGIAELFAALSSMADVADQIVDRMAASEQAAVQLSAASGELSAIVGQYQI, encoded by the coding sequence ATGACGCACAGCCTCGCCGCTCGTCTGACCGCCACCATCACCCTGGTCATCCTGGTTCTCACCGCGCTGTGCGTGACACTCACGGGCGTTGTGCTGCGCTCGCGGATGAACACGGCGCTGGTGCATTCGCTTGCCCAGGATGAAGCCGCCTGGAGCCGCCTCGTTGCCCAGGAGGCGAGGACGCTGAGGGTCCTTCTTCGCAGTGCGGCCGCGAATGACCGGCTGCGCTCGCTGCTCTCCGGGGCGGCGGTGGACGCGCGTGCGCTCCAGGCCTTCGCCGACGAGCAGAAGGCGCTCGTCTCGGTGGAGCTGTTGCTCATCGCGAATCCGGAGGGAGGGCTGCTCGCGGGCTCCGCGCCAGGGCCGTTGCCCGCGCTCGGGGCGCTGGTGAAGTCGGGGGTGCCCGGGGTGCTCTTCGTGGGGGACTGGCCCTACTGGGTGGTGTCCCGGCCGGTGGAGGTGGAGGGGCGCGGCGTGGGGTACCTGGTGTTGGGGAGCCGGTTCGATGAGGCGCCGCTGAGGGATTTGAAGGGGCAGCGGGGCGTGGAGTTGTTGCTGCACGCCGGTGGGCGGCTGGTGGCGGGGACGATGGAGCCGGTGGATGCGCGGGCGCTGTTGGTGTCGGCGCGGGCGCGGGCGGAGGAGGGGCGGGGTGAGGTGGCGAACACGCGCTTCCGGGTGACGCACCAGGCGGTGGGCCAGGGGTTGGAGTTGGTGCTGGCGCGCGATGAGCAGGAGGAGGCGTCGCGCTTCGACACCATGGTGCTGCTCATCGTGGGGGTGGGGCTCTTCACGGCGCTGGCGGCGGGTGGGGCCATCTTCCTGCTGGTGCGGCGGTTGACGAATCCGTTGAGGGCCTTGACGGCTGCGGCGGAGCGGGTGGTGGCGGAGGGGGATTTCCGGGGCACGTTGGAGGTGGGCTCGGAGGATGAGATTGGCCGGCTGGCCGCGTCGTTCGCGGAGATGATGGCGCGGCTGCGCTCGCTGCTCATGGCGCTCAAGGGGTCCGCGGAGCAGCTGGAGTCAGCGGCGACGCAGCTCACCGAGTCCGCGTCCGTGCAGAACGAGGCGGTGTCGCAGCAGGCCATCGCGTTGCATGAGGTGCAGCTCGCGGCGCAGCAGCTCCAGGAGTCCTCGAGGTCCGCAGCGCGGCGCGTGGAGTCCATCCAGCGCGAGGCGGAGAAGGCGAGCAGCTTCGGCCAGGCGGGTGAGGAGGCGGTGCGGGGCAGCGTGGGTGGGCTCACGCACATCCGCTCGCACGTCGAGCAGATCGGACGCACCGTCACGGAGCTGCACCAGCGCACGCGACAGGTGGGCGACATCACCCGCACGGTGAAGGACCTGGCGGACCAGTCCAACGTGTTGGCGCTGAATGCCTCCATCGAGGCGGCGCGCAGCGGGGACCAGGGGCGCTCCTTCTCCGTGGTGGCGCGGCAGATGCGTTCGCTGGCGGACCAGTCCGCGGGGGCCACCACGCGGGTGCAGGGAATCCTGGGGGACATCGGCCGGGCCATCACCGACGCGGTGCGCATCAGCGAAGGTGGGGCGCGCGAGGTGGAGGGGGGCCTGGAGCAGGTGCGCGCGGCGGGCGAGAGTCTCCGCTCGCTGGCGGACATCATCCAGAGCAATGGCCAGACGGTGCGCAGCATCTCCGAGGCCGTGCGGCAGCAGGACGCGGGCATCGCGGAGCTGTTCGCCGCGCTCAGCTCCATGGCGGACGTGGCGGACCAGATTGTCGACCGGATGGCGGCCAGTGAGCAGGCCGCTGTTCAGCTCTCCGCCGCTTCCGGAGAGCTGAGCGCCATCGTGGGGCAATACCAGATTTAG
- a CDS encoding PP2C family protein-serine/threonine phosphatase, whose protein sequence is MLRFESAGQTHIGRRPHNEDSYCVLPELGLFVVADGLGGQEGGEVASRCVVDTFAGLGQRWEQEHEAAWPEVADPRRSREENLLAACSQLAQRNLQAQRVGRLSEMASTVVALAVGKDGAAVAHVGDSRLYRLRGGRLESLTRDHSFIEELREVGMEPPGGASNWRHLITRALGTDNAEPTLQRLHAEPGDVFLLCSDGLYEPLGMEGLVRRLSLSSAREVCDTLVADAFEAGGKDNITAVVLRVAEA, encoded by the coding sequence ATGCTGCGTTTTGAAAGCGCGGGACAGACCCATATCGGTCGGCGGCCCCACAACGAGGACTCCTACTGTGTCCTGCCGGAGCTGGGGTTGTTCGTGGTGGCGGATGGGCTGGGTGGACAGGAAGGCGGCGAGGTGGCGAGCCGCTGTGTGGTGGATACGTTCGCGGGCCTGGGCCAGCGATGGGAGCAGGAGCATGAGGCGGCGTGGCCGGAGGTAGCGGACCCCCGCCGCTCGAGGGAGGAGAACCTGCTGGCGGCCTGCTCGCAGCTGGCCCAGCGCAACCTCCAGGCGCAGCGCGTGGGGCGGCTGAGCGAGATGGCCTCCACGGTGGTGGCGCTGGCGGTGGGCAAGGACGGCGCCGCGGTGGCCCACGTCGGCGACAGCCGCCTGTACCGCCTGCGCGGAGGACGGCTGGAGTCGCTGACGCGGGACCACTCCTTCATCGAGGAGCTGCGCGAGGTGGGCATGGAGCCGCCGGGAGGGGCGTCCAACTGGCGCCACCTCATCACCCGGGCGCTGGGGACGGACAACGCGGAGCCCACGCTCCAGCGGCTCCACGCCGAGCCCGGGGATGTCTTCCTGTTGTGTTCGGATGGCCTCTACGAGCCCTTGGGCATGGAGGGGTTGGTCCGGCGCCTGTCGCTGTCGTCGGCGCGGGAGGTCTGCGACACGCTGGTGGCGGATGCCTTCGAGGCGGGGGGCAAGGACAACATCACCGCCGTGGTCCTTCGCGTCGCCGAGGCCTAG
- a CDS encoding choice-of-anchor X domain-containing protein — protein MSPNSSAPPPVSRARRAGWFFLFIPLVLGVVGWWSWGGAVGAPPSSMEPSPVEGAQAGGAPVEAPPKVGPSGAGAVVVRGPSPSAQDLSPVSPEQRERLALRELWGERLERAKRTLESYVAATRYPPQSRSLREQPDQVEMAEPERTRPLSREHPDVQLRLKQDRVFVVGDETVRLFVSCEDAQRSPRPCEVLSASAHEAEHMGSAVPPIPVAFTDDGAVGDALARDGIYTGTLQPSKQGFPLYSGTIRVNVRVRSGKAEGMAFLDILYTHAVPATFTGRVREVLSEGSLLLYLGIHVRKAGRYVVAGRMDDESGVPFAHVSFNEELREGPQEVKLTVFGKLILDEVPTFPLKLRDVEGFLLKETGDPDRELMTALRGYVHTTNAYPASSFSPAEWQSEERTRYIDEYTRDMNEAQRNFNATFEQRPPP, from the coding sequence ATGTCGCCCAACAGCTCCGCTCCTCCCCCCGTCTCCCGCGCCCGTCGTGCCGGGTGGTTCTTCTTGTTCATCCCCCTGGTGCTGGGCGTGGTGGGGTGGTGGAGCTGGGGTGGAGCCGTGGGCGCGCCGCCGTCCTCGATGGAACCGTCGCCCGTCGAGGGCGCGCAAGCGGGTGGCGCTCCGGTGGAGGCTCCGCCCAAGGTGGGGCCTTCGGGCGCGGGCGCGGTGGTGGTTCGTGGGCCGTCACCCAGCGCCCAGGATTTGAGCCCCGTGAGTCCCGAGCAGCGTGAGCGGCTGGCCCTGCGAGAGCTGTGGGGCGAGCGGCTGGAGCGCGCGAAGCGGACGCTGGAATCCTATGTGGCGGCCACGCGGTATCCACCCCAGTCGCGCTCCCTTCGCGAGCAGCCGGACCAGGTGGAGATGGCGGAGCCGGAGCGCACGCGCCCGTTGAGCCGCGAGCATCCGGATGTGCAGCTGCGTCTCAAGCAGGACCGGGTCTTCGTGGTGGGGGACGAAACCGTGCGTCTCTTCGTCTCGTGCGAGGACGCGCAGCGCTCGCCCAGGCCCTGTGAGGTGCTGTCCGCCTCCGCGCACGAGGCCGAGCACATGGGGAGCGCGGTGCCTCCCATCCCCGTCGCCTTCACCGATGACGGCGCGGTGGGTGACGCGCTCGCGAGAGACGGCATCTACACCGGGACACTCCAACCGTCGAAGCAGGGCTTCCCGCTGTACTCGGGCACCATTCGCGTGAATGTGCGGGTGCGCTCGGGCAAGGCGGAGGGGATGGCGTTCCTGGACATCCTCTACACGCACGCGGTGCCGGCGACCTTCACGGGCCGGGTGCGCGAGGTGTTGTCGGAGGGGTCGCTGCTGCTCTACCTGGGCATCCACGTGCGCAAGGCGGGGCGGTACGTGGTGGCCGGGCGCATGGATGACGAGAGTGGTGTCCCCTTCGCGCACGTGTCCTTCAACGAGGAGCTGAGGGAAGGGCCGCAGGAGGTGAAGCTCACGGTTTTCGGGAAGCTCATCCTCGACGAGGTGCCCACCTTCCCGCTGAAGCTGCGGGACGTGGAGGGCTTCCTGCTCAAGGAGACGGGCGACCCGGACCGCGAGCTGATGACCGCGCTGCGCGGCTACGTGCACACCACGAACGCGTACCCGGCTTCGTCCTTCTCGCCCGCCGAGTGGCAGAGCGAGGAGCGCACCCGGTACATCGACGAGTACACGCGCGACATGAACGAAGCGCAGCGCAACTTCAACGCAACCTTCGAGCAGCGACCGCCCCCGTGA
- a CDS encoding aminotransferase class I/II-fold pyridoxal phosphate-dependent enzyme — MRIPDFKLERYFARWEFAAPYSLCSSDIEGWKMKELLALADSDALARWEGLTLGYTEAPGLPALRDEIAALYRGVSSNEVLTFAGAEEAVFVLMNVLLGAGDHAVVTWPGYQSLYEVARATGAEVTLLPLREEDRWAFDVEALRRALKPHTRLVVVNFPHNPTGALPDRATFEALCALCDERGIYLLCDEVYRLLENDAKDLLPAAVELSPRAFSLSVMSKAFGLAGLRVGWLACRDADVLRRCMAYKDYTTICNSAPSEVLALIALRAKERVLARSRALLASNLSLLDAFFTRHADTFHWVRPRAGSVAFPRLLREMPVARFTDTLVQSEGVLLLPGDVYDFPGNHFRLGLGRANLPEALSRLERFISNPG; from the coding sequence ATGCGCATCCCCGATTTCAAGCTGGAGCGTTACTTCGCGCGCTGGGAGTTCGCCGCGCCCTATTCGCTGTGCTCCTCGGACATCGAGGGGTGGAAGATGAAGGAGCTGCTGGCGCTCGCCGACTCGGACGCCCTGGCGCGGTGGGAGGGGCTGACGCTCGGCTACACCGAGGCCCCCGGGCTGCCCGCGCTCCGCGACGAGATTGCCGCGCTCTACCGGGGGGTGTCCTCGAACGAGGTGCTGACCTTCGCGGGGGCCGAGGAGGCCGTCTTCGTCCTGATGAACGTGCTGTTGGGCGCGGGGGACCACGCCGTCGTCACCTGGCCTGGCTACCAGTCCCTCTACGAGGTCGCGCGCGCCACGGGGGCGGAGGTGACGCTGCTTCCCCTGAGGGAGGAGGATCGTTGGGCGTTCGACGTGGAGGCGCTGCGCCGCGCGCTCAAGCCCCATACGCGGCTGGTGGTGGTGAACTTCCCGCACAACCCCACCGGCGCGCTTCCGGACCGCGCGACGTTCGAGGCGCTGTGCGCGCTCTGCGACGAGCGCGGCATCTACCTGCTCTGCGACGAGGTGTACCGGTTGCTGGAGAACGACGCGAAGGACCTCTTGCCCGCCGCCGTGGAGCTCTCACCGCGCGCCTTCAGCCTGAGCGTCATGTCCAAGGCCTTCGGGCTCGCGGGGCTGCGCGTGGGGTGGCTCGCCTGCCGCGACGCGGACGTGCTGCGCCGGTGCATGGCGTACAAGGACTACACCACCATCTGCAACAGCGCCCCCAGCGAGGTGCTGGCCCTCATCGCCCTGCGCGCGAAGGAGCGGGTGCTGGCGCGAAGCCGCGCGCTGCTCGCGTCCAACCTCTCCCTGCTGGATGCCTTCTTCACGCGCCACGCGGACACCTTCCACTGGGTGCGTCCGCGCGCCGGCAGCGTCGCCTTCCCCCGCCTGCTCCGGGAGATGCCCGTCGCGCGGTTCACCGACACACTCGTGCAGAGTGAAGGTGTGTTGCTGTTGCCAGGCGATGTCTATGACTTCCCTGGCAATCACTTTCGTCTGGGCCTGGGTCGCGCGAACCTCCCCGAAGCCCTGTCGCGGCTGGAGCGATTCATTTCCAACCCAGGCTGA
- a CDS encoding TlpA disulfide reductase family protein: MPTHDIPLTLLDPDGGWINAPVHVSELDELPVLLHFFSMATDADANDFASLQRFLAELGPRGLRVIGVDVTHSARELRDTNAVEAFAREQGLAYPIAVDDGSMATAYGVKQTPAWLIFDADGWLRHHITGPDAARRVRPLLERFTQYDTSAAAPAH, from the coding sequence ATGCCCACGCACGATATTCCCCTCACGCTGTTGGACCCGGATGGAGGGTGGATCAACGCCCCGGTCCATGTCTCCGAGCTGGACGAGCTCCCCGTCCTCCTCCACTTCTTCTCCATGGCCACGGACGCGGACGCCAATGACTTCGCGTCGCTCCAGCGCTTCCTCGCGGAGCTGGGACCTCGTGGCTTGAGAGTCATTGGCGTGGACGTCACCCATTCCGCCCGCGAGCTGCGCGACACCAACGCGGTGGAGGCCTTCGCGCGCGAGCAGGGACTCGCCTACCCCATCGCCGTCGATGACGGCTCCATGGCGACGGCCTACGGCGTCAAGCAGACCCCCGCGTGGCTCATCTTCGACGCGGACGGCTGGCTGCGCCACCACATCACCGGCCCGGACGCGGCCCGGCGCGTGCGCCCGCTGCTGGAGCGCTTCACGCAGTACGACACCTCGGCCGCGGCTCCCGCGCACTGA